One stretch of Macaca nemestrina isolate mMacNem1 chromosome 17, mMacNem.hap1, whole genome shotgun sequence DNA includes these proteins:
- the LOC105485198 gene encoding transcription elongation factor, mitochondrial, with protein MSGPTLFMAGERWRCFLAPSRSSLFRVLHNSCCRKKSTTPKKITPNVTFCDENAKEPENALDKLFSSEQQASILHVLNTASTKELEAFRLLRGRRSINIVKHREKFGAFQNLESLMNVPLFKYKSTVQVCNSILCPKTGGEKRKLLENRFLRKLLKPDIERERLKAVNSIISIVFGTRRIAWAHLDRKLTVLDWQYSDRWSLTKGTSYASSVYLEEISSIISKMPKADFYVLEKTGLSIQNSSLFPILLHFHITEAMLYALLNKTFAQEGQHQVLSINRNAVGKHFELMIGDSRTSGKELVKQFLFDSVLKANPRVFFPSDKIVRYRQMFLSTELQRVEELYDSLLQAVAFYELAVFDSEP; from the exons ATGAGCGGCCCTACCCTCTTCATGGCGGGAG AGAGGTGGAGATGCTTTCTGGCCCCGTCGAGGTCATCCCTGTTCCGGGTCTTACATAATTCCTGCTGTCGGAAAAAATCCACTACACCTAAGAAAATTACTCCCAATGTTACTTTTTGTGATGAAAATGCAAAGGAGCCTGAAAATGCACTTGACAAGCTCTTCTCTTCAGAACAGCAGGCTTCCATCTTGCATGTGTTGAATACAGCATCTACTAAAGAACTTGAAGCTTTCAGATTGCTTCGTGGAAGAAGGTCCATCAATATCGTAAAGCACAGAGAAAAGTTTGGGGCATTTCAGAATTTAGAGAGTTTAATGAATGTGCCCTTGTTTAAGTATAAAAGTACAGTTCAAGTTTGTAACTCCATACTTTGTCCAAAGactggaggggaaaaaagaaagttactgGAAAACCGGTTCCTGAGAAAGCTCCTCAAACCAGACATAGAAAGAGAAAGACTTAAG gCAGTTAATAGTATCATATCTATTGTTTTTGGTACTCGAAGAATTGCCTGGGCTCACCTCGATCGTAAATTGACAGTGCTGGACTGGCAGTATAGTGACCGTTGGAGTTTAACGAAGGGAACATCATACGCATCATCAGTCTACTTAGAAGAG ATTTCCTCGATCATTTCAAAGATGCCTAAAGCAGATTTCTATGTTCTGGAAAAAACAGGACTTTCCATTCAAAACTCATCTCTGTTTCCAATACTGCTACATTTTCATATCACGGAAGCCATGCTGTATGCCTTATTGAATAAAACTTTTGCCCAGGAAGGGCAGCATCAGGTGCTGAGCATAAATCGAAACGCAGTGGGGAAGCATTTTGAACTGATGATTGGTGACTCCCGGACTAGTGGAAAAGAGCTCGTGAAGCAGTTTCTCTTTGATTCTGTACTGAAGGCGAATCCTCGGGTGTTCTTCCCATCAGATAAAATAGTCCGCTACAGACAGATGTTTTTATCTACTGAACTACAAAGAGTAGAAGAGCTTTATGATTCATTATTACAAGCTGTTGCCTTCTATGAATTAGCAGTGTTTGACTCTGAGCCCTAG